From one Burkholderia pyrrocinia genomic stretch:
- a CDS encoding LysR family transcriptional regulator, which translates to MNNLRRLDLNLLVTLDVLLAEHNVTRAAEKLNMSQPSVSVQLQKLRDQFGDPLLLPGPRGMRPTARAEALREPLRDALEAVERAVVPATPFDPATATNTWRVAATDYGESTILLPALNTLRSAAPGTRLAVVELVPPRIEQDAERNGIDLAFHTTEGSPAGMRRLPLFVERYVLIGRAGHPKLKRRPTLAQFGTLEHVIVSPDGGGFFGVTDEALAKVGATRRVVLSVPHFLFVMSAVASTDLVAMLPERLVRDVPALRVVEAPVEVPGYEMSMLWHERVHRDPAHRWLRETIAASV; encoded by the coding sequence ATGAATAATCTCAGGCGACTCGACCTGAACCTGCTCGTCACGCTGGACGTGCTGCTCGCCGAGCACAACGTCACGCGCGCGGCCGAGAAGCTGAACATGTCGCAGCCGTCGGTCAGCGTGCAGTTGCAGAAACTGCGCGACCAGTTCGGCGATCCACTGCTGCTGCCGGGGCCGCGCGGGATGCGGCCGACCGCGCGCGCGGAAGCGCTGCGCGAACCGTTGCGGGACGCGCTCGAAGCCGTCGAACGCGCGGTGGTTCCGGCCACGCCGTTCGATCCCGCGACCGCGACGAACACGTGGCGCGTGGCCGCGACCGACTACGGCGAATCGACGATCCTGCTGCCCGCGCTGAACACGCTGCGCTCGGCCGCGCCCGGTACACGGCTGGCCGTCGTCGAGCTCGTGCCACCGCGCATCGAGCAGGATGCGGAGCGGAACGGCATCGATCTCGCATTCCATACGACCGAGGGTTCGCCGGCCGGCATGCGGCGCCTGCCGCTGTTCGTCGAGCGATACGTGCTCATCGGCCGCGCCGGACATCCGAAGCTGAAGCGGCGCCCGACGCTCGCGCAGTTCGGCACGCTCGAACACGTGATCGTGTCGCCCGATGGCGGCGGCTTCTTCGGCGTGACGGATGAAGCGCTCGCGAAAGTTGGCGCCACGCGGCGCGTCGTGCTGTCCGTGCCGCATTTCCTGTTCGTGATGTCGGCCGTCGCCAGCACCGATCTCGTCGCGATGCTGCCCGAGCGGCTGGTGCGCGACGTGCCTGCGCTGCGCGTCGTGGAAGCGCCGGTCGAGGTGCCCGGCTATGAAATGTCGATGCTGTGGCATGAGCGCGTGCATCGCGATCCGGCGCATCGGTGGCTGCGGGAGACGATTGCGGCATCGGTATAA
- a CDS encoding aconitase X codes for MLQLSDRDDAMLRGDFGDGVARAMRIVVRTAEVMAAPHLIDITSAHIDGCLYHGQTSLDFVEYFVDTGAKVAVPTTLNVGSLDLIHPELYHGDRTIQRDAQRLMDAHLQLGCESSFTCAPYQLKSRPAKGEQIAWAESNAIVFANSVLGARTSRYGDFLDLAAAITGRAPYAGLHVEANRAARIVFDAPDFSGLPSRDIYFAALGLLIGRIAGAIVPAIVGLPADTTEDELKALGAAAASSGAVALFHAVGVTPEAPTLDAALHGRAAQRTVDVAMADLDEIRRTLNHGAAGDALVAVALGTPHFSLAEFRTLDTLLDAFDGKPACDFYVNTSRFILWELGEAGLADKFAARGIQIVVDTCTYITPVMKQLSGLVMTNSGKWASYAPANIGVTVAYGSMRECVRSAYEGKVRFDD; via the coding sequence ATGCTGCAGTTGAGTGACCGCGACGACGCGATGTTGCGCGGGGATTTCGGCGACGGCGTCGCGCGCGCGATGCGGATCGTCGTGCGCACGGCGGAAGTGATGGCCGCGCCGCACCTGATCGACATCACGTCCGCGCATATCGACGGCTGTCTTTATCACGGCCAGACGAGCCTCGACTTCGTCGAGTATTTCGTCGACACGGGCGCGAAGGTCGCGGTGCCGACCACGTTGAACGTCGGGTCGCTCGACCTGATCCATCCCGAGCTGTATCACGGCGACCGCACGATCCAGCGCGATGCGCAGCGCCTGATGGACGCGCATCTGCAGCTCGGTTGCGAATCGAGCTTCACGTGCGCGCCGTATCAGTTGAAGAGCCGTCCCGCGAAAGGCGAGCAGATCGCGTGGGCCGAATCGAATGCGATCGTGTTCGCGAACTCGGTGCTCGGCGCGCGCACGAGCCGGTACGGCGATTTTCTCGATCTGGCCGCCGCGATCACCGGGCGCGCGCCGTATGCGGGGTTGCATGTCGAAGCGAACCGCGCCGCGCGGATCGTGTTCGACGCGCCGGATTTCAGCGGCCTTCCGTCGCGCGATATCTATTTCGCCGCGCTCGGTTTGCTGATCGGCAGGATCGCGGGCGCGATCGTGCCGGCGATCGTCGGGCTGCCGGCGGATACCACCGAAGACGAACTCAAGGCGCTCGGCGCGGCGGCCGCATCGAGCGGGGCCGTCGCGCTGTTCCATGCGGTCGGTGTGACGCCCGAGGCGCCGACGCTCGACGCCGCATTGCACGGGCGCGCGGCGCAACGCACGGTCGACGTCGCGATGGCCGACCTCGACGAGATTCGCCGCACGCTGAACCACGGCGCGGCCGGCGACGCACTCGTCGCGGTGGCGCTCGGCACGCCGCACTTCTCGCTGGCCGAATTTCGCACGCTCGATACGTTGCTCGACGCGTTCGACGGCAAGCCGGCCTGCGATTTCTACGTGAACACGAGCCGCTTCATTTTGTGGGAACTGGGCGAAGCCGGCCTCGCGGACAAGTTCGCCGCGCGCGGCATCCAGATCGTCGTCGATACCTGCACGTACATCACGCCGGTGATGAAGCAACTGTCGGGGCTGGTGATGACCAACTCGGGGAAATGGGCGTCGTATGCGCCCGCGAACATCGGCGTCACGGTCGCGTACGGCAGCATGCGCGAATGCGTGCGGTCGGCGTACGAAGGAAAGGTGCGATTCGATGACTGA
- a CDS encoding HlyD family secretion protein encodes METTQEVTASREAVTIDRPAKQRRRVPWMRIAVIAVVVVVAAAVLDWLFVLRFQESTDDAYVGGDVTVLAPKVNGFVDRILVTDNQRVKAGDVLVQLDARDFDAKLAQASAEVDSARSSVAELEAKQQLQYAVIGQQAADKSASSAELTRAASDRVRYRELVKSDAVSNQIVERADADYSKAGAAVERSDAALLASKRQLDVLGAQLADARARVNTALAAQRVAALNVEYTTIRSPVDGYVGNRTGRVGMLANVGVPLLTIVPASGLWIDANFKEDQLRKMRAGDRVDVSLDASSTRLHGRVDSVAPATGATFSVLPPENATGNFTKIVQRVPVRVHLDPQPGLEHVLRPGLSAVVTVHTDHAN; translated from the coding sequence ATGGAAACGACCCAGGAAGTCACTGCCTCCCGCGAGGCAGTCACAATCGACCGGCCCGCGAAGCAGCGGCGCCGCGTGCCGTGGATGCGCATCGCGGTGATCGCCGTCGTCGTCGTGGTGGCAGCTGCCGTGCTCGACTGGCTGTTCGTGCTGCGCTTCCAGGAGAGCACCGACGATGCCTATGTCGGCGGCGACGTGACGGTGCTCGCGCCGAAGGTCAACGGCTTCGTCGACCGGATTCTCGTGACCGACAACCAGCGCGTGAAGGCCGGCGACGTGCTCGTGCAGCTCGATGCGCGCGACTTCGATGCGAAGCTCGCGCAGGCCAGCGCCGAAGTCGACAGTGCACGCTCCTCCGTGGCCGAACTCGAAGCGAAGCAGCAGTTGCAATACGCGGTGATCGGCCAGCAAGCGGCAGACAAGAGCGCATCGTCGGCCGAACTGACGCGCGCCGCATCGGACCGCGTGCGCTATCGCGAGCTCGTGAAATCCGACGCCGTGTCGAACCAGATCGTCGAGCGCGCGGACGCCGATTATTCGAAGGCCGGTGCCGCCGTCGAACGCAGCGACGCCGCGCTGCTCGCGTCGAAGCGGCAACTCGACGTGCTCGGCGCGCAGCTCGCCGATGCGCGGGCCCGCGTGAACACCGCGCTCGCCGCGCAGCGCGTTGCGGCGCTCAACGTCGAATACACGACGATCCGCTCGCCGGTCGACGGTTACGTCGGCAACCGCACGGGCCGTGTCGGGATGCTCGCGAACGTCGGCGTGCCGCTGCTGACGATCGTGCCGGCTTCCGGGCTGTGGATCGACGCGAACTTCAAGGAAGACCAGCTGCGCAAGATGCGCGCGGGCGATCGCGTCGACGTGTCGCTCGATGCGTCGAGCACGCGCCTGCATGGCCGCGTCGACAGCGTCGCGCCCGCGACCGGCGCGACCTTCAGCGTGCTGCCGCCCGAGAACGCGACCGGCAACTTCACGAAGATCGTCCAGCGCGTGCCCGTGCGCGTGCATCTCGATCCGCAGCCGGGCCTCGAGCACGTGCTGCGCCCCGGCCTGTCCGCGGTCGTGACCGTGCATACCGACCACGCGAACTGA
- a CDS encoding aconitase X swivel domain-containing protein: MTDATGKVLTGDTLVPGSACASAFVLDKPLSFWGGYDSGAGRIVDRGHPQAGASLAGKVMVMPHAKGSSSSSSVLAEAVRNGTGPVGIVLKERDLIISIGAIVAAELYAIAVPVVCVTDDVYDAIVAATGDVRIDARDGDGGARIYVGG; encoded by the coding sequence ATGACTGACGCGACGGGCAAAGTACTGACGGGCGACACGCTCGTGCCGGGCAGCGCGTGCGCGAGCGCGTTCGTGCTCGACAAGCCGCTCAGCTTCTGGGGCGGCTACGATTCGGGCGCGGGCAGGATCGTCGATCGAGGGCATCCGCAGGCCGGCGCGAGTCTCGCCGGCAAGGTGATGGTGATGCCGCACGCGAAGGGCTCGAGTTCGAGCAGCAGCGTGCTCGCGGAAGCCGTGCGCAACGGCACGGGGCCCGTCGGGATCGTGCTGAAGGAGCGCGACCTGATCATCTCGATCGGCGCGATCGTGGCCGCCGAGCTGTATGCGATCGCGGTGCCGGTGGTGTGCGTGACCGATGACGTGTATGACGCGATCGTCGCCGCAACGGGCGACGTGCGGATCGACGCGCGTGACGGGGACGGCGGCGCGCGGATCTACGTCGGCGGCTGA
- a CDS encoding DHA2 family efflux MFS transporter permease subunit has product MTTAFSGDPASQPTKQRVFAFALMCVGFFMATLDIQIVASSLRDIGGGLSASQDELSWVQTAYLIAEIIVIPMSGWLSKVMSTRWLFVASAVGFTITSMLCGLAWDINSMILFRGLQGALGAAMIPTVFTTAFVLFPGKQRLIASTTIGALASLAPAIGPVIGGWITDQWSWHWLFYLNLVPGIAVAALVPRYVHIDEPDLSLIKRGDYLGIVLMSGFLGCLEYVLEEGPRKNWFGDDVIVICAWISGICGFLFIVHALTAEDPIVDLRALAVRNFGIGSLLSFVTGIGIFVTVFLTPLFLAQVRAFSSLQIGIALLSVGAFQLLALGVYAFAARYFSMRALLVFGLICFGLGCYLYTPITHDWGWRELLLPQALRGIGQQFSVPPIVTMALGSLPQSRLKSASGLFNLMRNLGGAIGIAVSATMLNDRLNFHYLRLNEHVSAGEPQIASLLDHQAAYWTAVAGNTLNTAQAGLANLHRLIYREALTLTYADAYYALSLCFVVALLAVVFSKPITLNAPPPDAH; this is encoded by the coding sequence ATGACCACCGCGTTTTCCGGCGACCCCGCGTCGCAACCGACCAAGCAGCGCGTGTTCGCGTTCGCGCTGATGTGCGTCGGCTTCTTCATGGCGACGCTCGACATCCAGATCGTCGCGTCGTCGCTGCGCGACATCGGCGGCGGCTTGTCCGCGAGCCAGGACGAGCTGTCGTGGGTGCAGACGGCCTACCTGATCGCCGAGATCATCGTGATCCCGATGTCGGGCTGGCTGTCGAAGGTGATGTCGACGCGCTGGCTGTTCGTCGCGTCGGCCGTCGGCTTCACGATCACGAGCATGCTGTGCGGGCTCGCGTGGGACATCAACTCGATGATCCTGTTTCGCGGGCTGCAGGGTGCGCTCGGCGCCGCGATGATCCCGACCGTGTTCACCACCGCGTTCGTGCTGTTCCCCGGCAAGCAGCGGCTGATCGCGTCGACGACCATCGGCGCGCTCGCGTCGCTCGCGCCGGCGATCGGCCCCGTGATCGGCGGCTGGATCACCGACCAATGGTCGTGGCACTGGCTGTTCTACCTGAACCTCGTGCCGGGTATCGCCGTGGCCGCGCTCGTGCCGCGCTACGTGCATATCGACGAACCCGACCTCAGCCTCATCAAGCGCGGCGACTATCTCGGCATCGTGCTGATGTCGGGCTTCCTCGGCTGCCTCGAATACGTGCTGGAAGAAGGCCCGCGCAAGAACTGGTTCGGCGACGATGTGATCGTCATCTGCGCATGGATCTCCGGCATCTGCGGCTTCCTGTTCATCGTGCATGCGCTGACCGCGGAAGATCCGATCGTCGACCTGCGCGCGCTCGCCGTGCGCAACTTCGGGATCGGCAGCCTGCTGTCGTTCGTGACCGGCATCGGGATCTTCGTGACCGTGTTCCTGACGCCGCTGTTTCTTGCGCAGGTGCGCGCGTTCAGCTCGCTGCAGATCGGCATCGCGCTGCTGTCGGTCGGCGCGTTCCAGTTGCTCGCGCTTGGCGTGTATGCGTTTGCCGCACGCTACTTCAGCATGCGTGCGCTGCTCGTGTTCGGGCTGATCTGCTTCGGCCTCGGCTGCTACCTGTACACGCCGATCACGCACGACTGGGGCTGGCGGGAACTGCTGCTGCCGCAGGCGCTGCGCGGGATCGGCCAGCAGTTCAGCGTGCCGCCGATCGTGACGATGGCGCTCGGCTCGCTGCCGCAGTCGCGGCTGAAATCGGCGAGCGGCTTGTTCAACCTGATGCGCAATCTCGGCGGTGCGATCGGCATCGCGGTGAGCGCGACGATGCTCAACGACCGGCTGAACTTCCACTACCTGCGCCTGAACGAGCATGTGAGCGCCGGCGAGCCGCAGATCGCGTCGCTGCTCGACCATCAGGCCGCGTACTGGACGGCTGTTGCGGGCAATACGCTGAATACCGCGCAGGCCGGGCTCGCGAACCTGCATCGGCTGATTTATCGCGAAGCGCTGACGCTCACCTATGCGGATGCGTACTACGCGCTGTCGCTGTGCTTCGTCGTCGCGCTGCTTGCGGTCGTGTTTTCCAAACCCATTACTTTGAACGCGCCGCCGCCGGACGCGCACTGA
- a CDS encoding AraC family transcriptional regulator, translating into MLVISGQNDMTSPLAKDRLGLRRPTIPVAYPRLLLQALAARGVDLAAVRAGTGLRDAVLAEPDARVAPSQWGRLVLNAIEIGGDPGIGLAFGLLLKPTVHGFLGYATLTARDIREALSVTQRYFRMRNRQYRLTYTEDERGATLELHGVQASPVLQHHVMFEFVLTGLAQNISQWAGRALPPIALQFMWPEPAYFARYRDQLPPVEFGCAANALWIARDVLDWPLPLADEVAHRQALVQVEREYAQVRQEEGDLVERVRAELARTAGDYPGPDTLADALLVSTRTLRRRLEEAGSSYRQLLDEARFRDAKQLLAASDLDLKTIAERLQFTDPANFTRAFRRWAGQTPSAYREAAGGPSHE; encoded by the coding sequence ATGCTTGTCATTTCCGGCCAAAATGACATGACTTCCCCACTCGCCAAGGACCGCCTCGGGCTGCGCCGGCCGACGATTCCGGTCGCCTATCCGCGCCTGCTGCTGCAGGCGCTGGCCGCGCGCGGCGTCGACCTGGCCGCCGTGCGTGCCGGCACGGGCCTGCGCGACGCGGTGCTGGCCGAACCCGACGCGCGCGTCGCGCCGTCGCAATGGGGGCGGCTCGTGCTCAATGCGATCGAGATCGGCGGCGATCCGGGCATCGGGCTCGCGTTCGGGCTGCTGCTGAAGCCGACCGTGCACGGCTTTCTCGGTTACGCGACGCTGACCGCGCGGGACATCCGCGAAGCGCTGTCCGTCACGCAACGCTACTTCCGGATGCGCAACCGCCAATATCGGCTGACCTATACGGAGGACGAACGCGGCGCGACGCTCGAGCTGCACGGCGTGCAGGCCAGCCCCGTGCTGCAGCATCATGTGATGTTCGAGTTCGTGCTGACCGGGCTCGCGCAGAACATCTCGCAATGGGCCGGGCGCGCGTTGCCGCCGATCGCGCTGCAATTCATGTGGCCGGAGCCCGCGTATTTCGCACGCTATCGCGACCAGTTGCCGCCGGTCGAATTCGGCTGCGCGGCGAACGCGCTGTGGATCGCGCGCGACGTGCTCGACTGGCCTTTGCCGCTCGCCGACGAAGTCGCGCACCGGCAGGCGCTCGTGCAGGTCGAGCGCGAGTATGCGCAGGTGCGGCAGGAGGAAGGCGATCTGGTCGAGCGCGTGCGCGCGGAGCTGGCTCGAACGGCTGGCGATTACCCCGGGCCGGATACGCTCGCCGACGCGCTGCTCGTGTCGACGCGCACGCTGCGGCGCCGGCTGGAGGAAGCCGGGTCGAGCTATCGGCAATTGCTCGACGAAGCGCGGTTTCGCGACGCGAAGCAGTTGCTCGCCGCGTCGGATCTCGACCTGAAGACGATCGCCGAGCGGCTGCAATTTACCGACCCGGCGAATTTCACGCGCGCGTTCCGGCGCTGGGCCGGGCAGACGCCGAGTGCGTATCGGGAAGCGGCCGGCGGCCCGTCACACGAGTAA
- a CDS encoding MarR family winged helix-turn-helix transcriptional regulator produces MNDIPIALTCNCLALRQAARFVTQLYERHLAPVGVTPAQFSIMANLTHRPGLLMSELADTLVMDRTTLLRALKPLQRDGFVATAASEHDARAHALSLTKLGERTFAQAKVAWQAAQDEFETQFGEGRAKALRDELFSLTAER; encoded by the coding sequence ATGAACGACATCCCGATTGCCCTAACGTGCAACTGCCTCGCGCTGCGTCAGGCGGCGCGCTTCGTCACGCAACTGTACGAACGCCATCTGGCCCCGGTCGGCGTCACGCCCGCGCAGTTCTCGATCATGGCGAACCTGACGCATCGGCCCGGCCTGCTGATGAGCGAACTTGCCGACACGCTCGTGATGGATCGCACGACGCTGCTGCGCGCGCTGAAGCCGTTGCAGCGCGACGGTTTTGTCGCGACGGCCGCGTCCGAGCACGATGCGCGCGCGCATGCGCTGAGCCTCACGAAGCTCGGCGAGCGCACGTTCGCGCAGGCGAAGGTCGCGTGGCAGGCCGCGCAGGACGAATTCGAGACGCAGTTCGGCGAGGGGCGCGCGAAGGCGCTGCGCGATGAACTGTTCAGCCTTACCGCGGAACGCTAG
- a CDS encoding MarR family winged helix-turn-helix transcriptional regulator, whose amino-acid sequence MHKTTLTDDDCFAVRQAARRISQFYERYLSRAGVTPSQYSILALLRERPGLTMATLSAVLVIERTALLRALKPLVGAALVTGRIEPPCRGQTFALTAHGETKVADAHVHWLAAQEAFERRFGPTQAARLRDELFRITHNLPER is encoded by the coding sequence ATGCACAAGACCACGCTAACCGATGACGATTGCTTCGCGGTCCGGCAAGCCGCTCGCCGGATCTCGCAGTTCTACGAGCGTTACCTGTCGCGGGCGGGCGTCACGCCGTCGCAGTACAGCATTCTCGCGCTGCTGCGCGAGCGGCCGGGCCTGACGATGGCGACGCTGTCGGCCGTGCTGGTGATCGAGCGCACCGCGCTGCTGCGCGCGCTCAAGCCGCTCGTCGGCGCGGCGCTGGTGACGGGCCGGATCGAGCCGCCGTGCCGCGGCCAGACGTTCGCGCTGACCGCGCACGGCGAAACGAAGGTCGCCGACGCGCACGTGCACTGGCTCGCCGCGCAGGAAGCGTTCGAGCGACGGTTCGGGCCGACCCAGGCGGCCCGCCTGAGAGACGAATTGTTCCGGATCACGCACAACCTGCCGGAGCGCTAA
- a CDS encoding LysR family transcriptional regulator: MDYIDKLRIFRSVVEMRSFTRAADMHGLARPVVSRAVADLEARFGSRLLHRTTRQVSLTETAERIYERCAAVLDELDALEVEAQTQTREPEGLLRLVAHTTAALNRLVPLIAGFKSAHPKVRLDVTLTERPVDLVGEGYDIGIVVPYMLTSETTVVRLVERIPVVIVATPAYLSAHSRPETPADLADHPFVPISPSLRRPALSFRVDGDTLTVPYRFDISSNSPVFNREMVMHDFGIGVVPRTLVEAELASGALVQLLEGADLVDAFVEIKLAYANRALLPAKVKAFIDYTADYCDRVGRIVPAAA, from the coding sequence ATGGACTACATCGACAAGCTGCGGATCTTCCGGTCGGTGGTCGAGATGCGCAGCTTCACGCGCGCCGCCGACATGCACGGCCTCGCGCGGCCCGTCGTGTCGCGTGCGGTCGCGGACCTGGAAGCGCGCTTCGGCAGCCGGCTGCTGCACCGGACCACGCGCCAGGTGTCGCTGACCGAAACCGCCGAGCGCATCTACGAGCGCTGCGCGGCCGTGCTCGACGAGCTCGACGCGCTCGAAGTGGAAGCCCAGACGCAGACGCGCGAACCCGAGGGCCTGCTGCGCCTCGTCGCGCACACGACGGCCGCGCTGAACCGGCTCGTGCCGCTGATCGCCGGCTTCAAGAGCGCGCATCCGAAGGTGCGCCTCGACGTCACGTTGACCGAGCGCCCAGTCGATCTCGTCGGCGAAGGCTACGACATCGGCATCGTCGTGCCGTACATGCTGACGAGCGAGACGACCGTCGTGCGGCTGGTCGAGCGCATTCCGGTCGTGATCGTCGCGACGCCCGCGTATCTGAGCGCGCATTCGCGCCCCGAAACGCCCGCCGACCTCGCCGATCATCCGTTCGTGCCGATATCGCCGTCGCTGCGCCGGCCCGCGCTGTCGTTCCGCGTCGACGGCGACACGCTGACCGTGCCGTACCGCTTCGACATCTCGTCGAACAGCCCCGTCTTCAACCGCGAAATGGTGATGCACGACTTCGGCATCGGCGTCGTGCCGAGAACGCTCGTCGAGGCCGAACTCGCGTCGGGCGCACTCGTGCAGTTGCTGGAGGGCGCCGATCTCGTCGACGCGTTCGTCGAGATCAAGCTCGCGTACGCGAACCGCGCGCTGCTGCCCGCGAAGGTGAAGGCGTTCATCGACTACACGGCCGACTATTGCGACCGCGTGGGCCGGATCGTTCCGGCCGCGGCCTGA
- a CDS encoding NADPH-dependent 2,4-dienoyl-CoA reductase, with translation MTTPFPHLLAPLDLGFTTLKNRVLMGSMHTGLEDSRKTLPRLAEYFAERARGGVGLIVTGGFAPNVAGWTKPFGGTLMTSAAARRHREITGAVHAEDGKIALQILHTGRYGYHPFAVAPSKIKSPISPFAPHELSAGGVERQIRAFVRCAKLAREAGYDGVEIMGSEGYLINQFISMHTNKRTDQWGGSYENRIRLPIEIIERTREAVGRDFILIYRLSMLDLIPDGSDWSETVQLAKAVERAGATIINTGIGWHEARVPTIATSVPRGAFAWVTKKMKGEVGIPLVTTNRINRPEVAEQILADGCADMVSMARPLLADAEFVVKAAQGRADEINTCIGCNQVCLDHAFKNKIASCLLNPRACHETELKYTPAQQPKRIAVVGAGPAGLACSTVLAQRGHQVDLFDGAAEIGGQFNMAKQVPGKEEFHEALRYFGRQVELTGVNLHLNRRVDASDLIAGGYDEIVLATGVAPRDPKIPGQDGPNVLSYIDVLAGKQPVGRRVAVVGAGGIGFDVAEYLVQDGESPALDLEEWKAEWGVTDPAATRGGVTRAQVAAPAREVTLLQRKAAPLGKGLGKTTGWIHRATLKMKQVKMIGGVNYELIDARGLHVSYGEQRTDHELIEADTIVLCTGQEPQRGLLAPLQAAGHSVHLIGGAELAAELDAKRAIDQGARLAARL, from the coding sequence ATGACGACCCCCTTTCCCCACCTGCTCGCGCCGCTCGATCTGGGCTTCACGACGCTGAAGAACCGCGTGTTGATGGGCTCGATGCACACGGGCCTCGAGGACAGCCGCAAGACGCTGCCGCGGCTCGCCGAATATTTCGCCGAACGCGCACGCGGCGGCGTCGGCCTGATCGTGACGGGCGGCTTCGCGCCGAACGTGGCCGGCTGGACCAAGCCGTTCGGCGGCACGCTGATGACGTCGGCCGCCGCGCGGCGGCATCGCGAGATCACCGGCGCAGTGCATGCCGAGGACGGCAAGATCGCGCTGCAGATCCTGCATACGGGCCGCTACGGCTATCACCCGTTCGCGGTCGCGCCGTCGAAGATCAAGTCGCCGATCTCGCCGTTCGCGCCGCACGAACTGAGCGCGGGCGGCGTAGAGCGGCAGATTCGCGCGTTCGTCCGCTGCGCGAAGCTCGCACGCGAAGCCGGCTACGACGGCGTCGAGATCATGGGCTCCGAGGGCTACCTGATCAACCAGTTCATCTCGATGCATACGAACAAGCGCACCGATCAGTGGGGCGGTTCGTACGAGAACCGCATCCGCTTGCCGATCGAGATCATCGAGCGCACGCGCGAAGCGGTCGGCCGCGATTTCATCCTGATCTACCGGCTGTCGATGCTCGACCTGATTCCGGACGGCAGCGACTGGAGCGAAACGGTGCAGCTCGCGAAGGCCGTCGAGCGCGCGGGTGCGACGATCATCAATACGGGGATCGGCTGGCACGAGGCCCGCGTGCCGACGATCGCGACGTCGGTGCCGCGCGGCGCGTTCGCGTGGGTGACGAAGAAGATGAAGGGCGAGGTCGGCATTCCGCTCGTGACGACCAACCGGATCAACCGGCCGGAAGTGGCCGAGCAGATCCTCGCGGACGGCTGCGCGGACATGGTGTCGATGGCGCGCCCGCTGCTCGCGGATGCCGAGTTCGTCGTCAAGGCCGCGCAGGGCCGCGCCGACGAGATCAACACCTGCATCGGCTGCAACCAGGTGTGTCTCGATCACGCGTTCAAGAACAAGATTGCGTCGTGCCTGCTGAATCCGCGCGCGTGCCACGAGACGGAACTGAAATACACGCCCGCACAGCAGCCGAAGCGCATCGCGGTGGTCGGCGCGGGGCCGGCCGGGCTCGCATGCTCGACCGTGCTCGCGCAGCGCGGCCATCAGGTCGACCTGTTCGACGGCGCAGCCGAGATCGGCGGCCAGTTCAACATGGCGAAGCAGGTTCCGGGCAAGGAAGAGTTTCATGAGGCGCTGCGCTACTTCGGCCGCCAGGTCGAACTGACTGGCGTGAACCTGCACCTGAACCGCCGCGTCGACGCGAGCGACCTGATCGCCGGCGGCTACGACGAGATCGTGCTCGCAACGGGCGTCGCGCCGCGCGACCCGAAGATTCCGGGGCAGGACGGGCCGAACGTGCTCAGCTATATCGACGTGCTTGCGGGCAAGCAGCCGGTCGGCCGGCGTGTCGCGGTGGTCGGTGCGGGCGGGATCGGCTTCGATGTCGCGGAGTATCTGGTGCAGGACGGCGAGTCGCCGGCGCTCGATCTGGAAGAGTGGAAGGCCGAGTGGGGTGTGACCGACCCGGCCGCGACGCGCGGTGGCGTGACGCGTGCGCAGGTTGCGGCGCCGGCGCGTGAAGTGACGCTGCTGCAGCGCAAGGCCGCGCCGCTCGGCAAGGGGCTCGGCAAGACGACCGGCTGGATTCACCGCGCGACGCTGAAGATGAAGCAGGTGAAGATGATCGGCGGCGTGAACTACGAGCTGATCGATGCGCGCGGGCTGCACGTGTCGTACGGCGAGCAGCGCACCGATCACGAGCTGATCGAAGCCGACACGATCGTGCTCTGCACGGGGCAGGAGCCGCAGCGCGGATTGCTCGCGCCGCTGCAGGCTGCAGGGCACTCGGTGCACCTGATCGGCGGCGCGGAACTGGCCGCCGAACTCGATGCGAAGCGCGCGATCGATCAGGGCGCGCGCTTGGCAGCGCGGCTCTGA
- a CDS encoding DUF2471 family protein — translation MFQSSAFDPEQPGFNPIHFERAARQAVVDLQRVVGAPAQRALGLRRRSHPAAVRTMSWQALLNVEELAFSNAGFLNRNDPTVVDAFIRLRDSRMVAADIEEAVDWKRDDDDLPAVYLIVKAMLEAEETEAQRVEME, via the coding sequence ATGTTCCAGTCATCCGCATTCGATCCCGAGCAACCCGGTTTCAACCCGATCCACTTCGAGCGCGCCGCGCGGCAGGCGGTCGTCGATCTTCAACGCGTCGTCGGCGCCCCCGCGCAGCGGGCGCTCGGCCTGCGGCGGCGCAGCCATCCGGCCGCGGTCCGCACAATGAGCTGGCAGGCGCTGTTGAATGTCGAGGAGCTTGCGTTCTCGAACGCCGGTTTCCTGAACCGCAACGATCCGACCGTCGTCGATGCATTCATCCGGCTGCGCGACAGCCGAATGGTCGCGGCAGACATCGAGGAAGCCGTCGACTGGAAGCGCGACGACGACGATCTACCGGCCGTCTATCTGATCGTCAAGGCGATGCTCGAAGCGGAAGAGACAGAGGCACAGCGCGTCGAGATGGAATGA